In one Candidatus Poribacteria bacterium genomic region, the following are encoded:
- a CDS encoding amidohydrolase, with translation MPLSRSTARPRNVVNCSVWTGNQRGIPMPRIDAHLHVFTKASAEFPREISDVWPAEREEPVEKLLDEMEKHRIDQAVLVQMAGASTANHRYLLHCLKAYPNRFLGIGLVPDGHPNPADHMAELTDNTGIIGFRFSTFGGPRDIFAKMDVREFAAYPIWKCAAERDYVLWLYPNAINAHLLPYLIQEFPQVRVVLNHLAVCPGKGKFSWDEYGRPQIQVTGYNLTMHTTYRLARYENVNVHLSGQYAFSTEEFPYKDLAGWHRGLLTGFGAKRLMWATDFPWILEEPGYGKLTTVIEELLPDLSEAELADIMGGNAKRILRFPDL, from the coding sequence ATGCCTCTATCTCGGAGCACTGCCAGACCCCGGAACGTCGTAAATTGTTCAGTTTGGACGGGTAATCAAAGGGGGATACCTATGCCACGCATTGACGCGCATCTGCACGTATTCACAAAAGCCTCCGCCGAGTTTCCACGGGAGATATCAGACGTTTGGCCCGCAGAACGGGAAGAGCCTGTCGAAAAACTGTTAGATGAAATGGAGAAACACCGGATCGATCAGGCAGTTCTTGTCCAGATGGCGGGCGCGAGCACAGCGAACCATCGTTACTTACTGCACTGTCTCAAAGCGTATCCAAACCGATTTTTAGGGATTGGATTGGTTCCAGACGGACATCCAAATCCTGCCGACCACATGGCGGAACTCACAGATAACACTGGGATTATCGGATTCCGATTTTCCACATTCGGGGGACCGCGTGATATTTTTGCGAAGATGGATGTCCGCGAGTTCGCGGCGTATCCTATCTGGAAGTGCGCTGCCGAACGCGATTATGTCTTGTGGCTCTATCCGAACGCGATTAATGCACACCTCCTGCCATACCTGATACAAGAATTTCCACAGGTCCGGGTTGTGCTCAATCATCTTGCCGTGTGCCCAGGAAAAGGCAAATTCAGTTGGGATGAATATGGAAGACCTCAGATACAGGTGACGGGTTACAACCTGACCATGCACACCACCTATCGACTTGCACGCTATGAAAATGTGAATGTGCATCTCTCCGGTCAATACGCCTTTAGCACGGAAGAATTCCCTTATAAAGATTTGGCGGGATGGCACCGAGGGCTTTTGACTGGCTTTGGGGCAAAACGGTTGATGTGGGCAACCGATTTTCCATGGATATTGGAAGAACCGGGGTATGGGAAACTTACCACCGTGATAGAAGAATTACTACCGGATCTATCTGAAGCGGAACTGGCAGACATTATGGGAGGGAACGCGAAACGGATTCTAAGGTTTCCCGATCTGTAG
- a CDS encoding YraN family protein, producing MDRSRVDIAKMGEALAVKHLKARGCKILAQNYRARRGEIDIIVRDGEFTVFVEVKTRRSLKFGVPQAAVTWQKQKQISKVALAYLQSRNLLDAPCRFDVIAIHLSPQLKVLNLEQIESAFEFQA from the coding sequence ATGGATCGTTCGCGCGTGGACATCGCAAAAATGGGTGAGGCGTTGGCAGTGAAGCATCTCAAAGCGCGTGGGTGTAAAATCCTGGCACAGAATTATCGCGCACGCCGCGGTGAAATAGATATCATCGTGCGGGATGGTGAATTCACCGTTTTCGTGGAAGTGAAAACGCGGCGGAGCCTCAAATTTGGGGTGCCTCAAGCGGCCGTAACTTGGCAAAAACAGAAACAAATTTCTAAGGTCGCTTTGGCATACCTACAATCCCGAAACCTCTTGGACGCACCGTGCCGTTTCGATGTTATCGCAATTCACTTATCCCCGCAGCTTAAGGTGTTAAATCTCGAGCAAATTGAGAGCGCGTTTGAATTTCAAGCCTGA
- a CDS encoding ribonuclease HII gives MSKSVEDNLMEMNVFEFACQQNGYKQIAGIDEAGRGALAGPVIAAAVILPINCGIRGLRDSKQLSPKQRDYLFDEIHDVAVSVGIGAADHRVIDRLNILQATLLAMREAVEKLTPAPDYVLVDGSNLPEAGIVGEAIPKGDSKSYSIAAASIIAKVTRDRLMAELDPIYPNYGFSRHKGYPTSQHRQAIAQFGTSEIHRRTFKLLPDA, from the coding sequence GTGTCAAAGAGCGTAGAAGATAACCTGATGGAGATGAACGTTTTTGAGTTTGCGTGCCAACAAAACGGCTACAAACAGATTGCTGGCATTGACGAGGCAGGTCGAGGAGCTTTGGCAGGTCCCGTCATTGCCGCTGCAGTCATTTTACCGATCAATTGCGGCATTAGAGGTTTGCGAGATTCAAAACAGTTGTCTCCGAAGCAACGTGACTACCTATTTGACGAAATCCACGACGTTGCTGTATCCGTAGGTATCGGTGCCGCCGATCATCGGGTTATTGATCGTTTGAATATTCTTCAGGCGACGCTGTTAGCGATGCGAGAAGCCGTTGAAAAACTGACACCTGCCCCGGATTACGTGCTCGTTGACGGCTCGAATTTACCTGAAGCAGGAATTGTCGGTGAAGCAATTCCCAAAGGTGATAGCAAAAGTTATTCTATTGCGGCAGCCTCTATTATCGCCAAAGTCACTCGAGACCGACTGATGGCTGAATTGGATCCGATCTACCCCAACTACGGATTCTCGCGGCATAAAGGGTATCCCACCTCCCAACATCGACAAGCGATTGCCCAGTTTGGCACGTCCGAAATTCATCGTCGCACCTTTAAACTCCTTCCAGACGCTTGA
- a CDS encoding 50S ribosomal protein L19 has translation MNLIESVENQYMKSDIPNFGPGDVVKVNTRIREGQKERIQAYEGTVIRRNHGGLKETFTVRRVAFGAGSERTFPLHSPNIESIQVVRYGAVRRAKLYYLRDRTGRAARVKERRR, from the coding sequence ATGAATTTAATTGAATCTGTTGAAAATCAATATATGAAGAGCGATATCCCTAATTTTGGTCCTGGGGATGTTGTCAAGGTGAATACACGTATCCGTGAAGGACAGAAGGAACGCATTCAGGCATACGAAGGCACTGTCATCCGTCGCAACCATGGTGGATTGAAGGAGACCTTTACGGTTAGGCGTGTCGCATTTGGTGCTGGAAGTGAAAGAACCTTTCCGCTCCATTCTCCTAATATTGAAAGCATTCAAGTAGTTCGATACGGCGCTGTTCGCCGCGCGAAGTTGTATTACTTACGCGATCGGACCGGAAGAGCTGCCCGTGTCAAAGAGCGTAGAAGATAA
- the trmD gene encoding tRNA (guanosine(37)-N1)-methyltransferase TrmD → MRIDVLALFPEILAPALNTGILTRVQDADKLAVNLHNLREWATDKHKSVDDYPYGGGAGMILKPEPIFAALTTLNPEMNANVVYLTPQGTPLTQAVVESLSLEKHLILLCGRYKGVDERVRHRLVTTEISIGDYVLSGGEIAALVLIDAIGRVLPGALGDYESAHVDSFSHDLLDHPHYTRPATFADLTVPDVLLSGHHKNIEKWRYAEALKRTAACRPDLLQRLELSEEDIAILRAAGLME, encoded by the coding sequence ATGCGAATTGATGTTCTTGCCCTGTTTCCAGAGATACTCGCGCCAGCGTTGAACACGGGTATCCTCACGCGTGTTCAGGACGCCGATAAACTCGCTGTCAATCTCCATAACCTACGAGAGTGGGCAACCGATAAACATAAGTCGGTTGATGATTATCCTTATGGCGGCGGCGCGGGAATGATTCTTAAACCGGAACCTATTTTCGCAGCACTCACGACGTTGAACCCGGAAATGAATGCGAACGTTGTCTATTTGACACCGCAAGGGACCCCCTTGACCCAAGCCGTTGTGGAATCGCTTTCCTTGGAAAAACATCTCATTCTTTTGTGTGGGCGCTACAAGGGCGTTGATGAACGCGTGCGACACCGATTGGTAACGACTGAGATTTCTATTGGCGACTATGTGTTGAGCGGTGGAGAAATTGCTGCGCTCGTTTTGATTGATGCGATCGGGCGGGTCCTTCCGGGAGCCTTGGGCGATTATGAATCCGCACATGTCGATTCGTTCAGCCATGACTTACTCGACCATCCGCACTATACGCGTCCCGCTACGTTCGCGGATCTCACTGTGCCTGACGTGCTTTTGAGTGGACATCATAAGAATATTGAGAAATGGCGGTATGCGGAGGCACTCAAACGGACCGCAGCGTGCCGACCCGACCTACTGCAGCGGTTGGAACTGAGCGAAGAGGATATCGCGATTCTCAGAGCGGCGGGATTGATGGAATAA